A region of the Homalodisca vitripennis isolate AUS2020 unplaced genomic scaffold, UT_GWSS_2.1 ScUCBcl_9302;HRSCAF=17749, whole genome shotgun sequence genome:
taaattattaaatttttttttttttttatgatgacatataatgacagttttactattaattagcaTAGTAATTACTAGATACATGTCGGAAATATACGACAAGAGTGAGAAATAGGAATATTAAAGTCGTAAAACGTGAAAACGAGTGATATTgtggtggcctttaaaaaggccgttTGTGGGAGCCGGGCGGGCGGCTTTGTGTCGCGCGCTGGCGGGCGACTTAGGCCTTCTTCTCGGTCTTCTTGGGCAGGAGCACGGCCTGGATGTTTGGCAGTACACCTCCCTGGGCGATGGTGACACCGGACAGGAGCTTGTTCAGCTCCTCGTCATTCCTGATGGCCAGCTGAAGGTGACGGGGAATGATCCTGGTCTTCTTGTTGTCACGGGCCGCGTTACCGGCCAACTCGAGAACCTCGGCGGCGAGATACTCCATGACGGCGGCCAGGTATACCGGAGCTCCGGCACCCACTCGCTCGGCGTAGTTGCCCTTGCGGAGCAGACGGTGGATCCTGCCGACCGGGAACTGTAGACCGGCCCTGGACGAGCGGGACTTTGCCTTTCCCTTCACTTTACCGCCTTTGCCTCGTCCTGACATGTTGCGCTGTACTCGGTTGCGGGGATACAGATGGAAGCCTTGGCCTGAAATTCGGGGTTACCTCGAATCCGGGCGTCGCGCGAGCGCGGCCAATCGCGTTCGAGCTGCCACCCTATTGGTCGCGCTCGCGCGACGCCAGATATCCAGCTTAGAGCCTTTTTTAGAATTTCGGCCTATACTCCCGGCGTACACCAGCGACTCAGGATGCCACCGAAAGCGAGCGGAAAAGCCGTCAAGAAGGCCGGCAAGGCCCAGAAGAACATCACCAAGGGCGACAAGAAGAAGAAGCGCAGGAGGAAGGAGAGTTATGCCATCTACATCTACAAGGTGCTGAAACAGGTCCACCCCGACACCGGCGTCTCCAGCAAGGCCATGTCCATCATGAACAGCTTCGTGAACGACATATTCGAGCGCATAGCCGCCGAAGCTTCCCGCCTGGCCCACTACAACAAGCGGTCGACCATCACGTCGCGGGAGATCCAGACCGCCGTCAGGCTCCTGTTGCCCGGCGAGTTGGCCAAGCACGCCGTGAGCGAGGGTACAAAGGCCGTGACCAAGTACACCAGCTCCAAGTAAGCCGGCCAGCGCCAGCGCATCGAGCGAGCCCGCTCCGcacaaacggcctttctaaaggccaccaataactctttcgttttcgcttattttaccgcttataGTTGTAAAACCGATGTAAAAATGGTTGTTACAAGTCGCTCTCGACTATATTTTCTAtcgaaaataccaaatttatgactttgtgctcgtcataaatattttattccaggaattttttattttttcaattccttttttctttttaaacatagtccgatttcactgtaaaattgtataattttctgtttatttatttatttatttttttcaaacaaacattgagtttacaataaaaaatacgccAATTGCAATTCGATCGAAAACCACAGTTTCggtcatgttttatacacatgacttctctaatattaaccaagaaccgcgttgaactctgattaaacataacttgtaattttcgcttattttaccgcttttagttgtgtaaacattggaattatgttattatgttgGCTAAAACAAGCAACTCtcgacttgttttatattgaaattacctatttaagttatgtttaaatacaatctttaaacaaacattaaatttacaaatacggtAATCGCCCAATTGATCTGATCGTTCGTTATTCATAGTATTCGTAATGTTTTATACTCCAATCTAAATATTAGAGCCGAAAGTTacacttgaaaatttatattttatcgaaataCCACTAGTTATAAGTACAGGTCGATTTAGATTACTACAAGATACacgttaaatacagttttttagttttaaaacacattaaaacaggtGAAATCGTGTGATAAAGTCATCTAGTGTACAGtgcgcatgtgcgtggagatagaatatatagagtgaactgttaacacacgcttatataggtaggaggtggcttGACTTGATTGGTCGGTCACtattcgaccaatcagagtgtaCGTATCCGTTAACATTGATAATTCTCCCGGTTTCTAGTTACTACGGTGAAATTGAGTTGTCAACGACGGTTTACTTACAATTGTCGATACCTGGAcaggttgtaaatttgaaaataataagtaataacgtagaaaatacatataaaacagacaGGTGACTGGATATACTGCAGATCCGAGTCCTGTAGCTGTAGCGCCAGAGTGTTGTCTGTTAACAAGTGTAAATCTGCTCGGTCTAGCGAACCTGATTGCGATTGCTTGATTCATACCACTGTAATGTGATCCAAGtcagtgtattttaagtttaaaatgggtattttccagtatgtccccgcattctctatattaatttatacaagttagattacgtttattagattaagtttacgagtttattaatttccgtacgaaaaaacacaaattagtaatgaaacacgtttaaaacaatatagcctactattctgaatttaacaaaattttcagaatgggtcagatcacgcgatgcttgcccgctgcgcagcgcttcgcgctgcttgctcttttagaaaaaaaatttactcgagcttgcaaactccaagcccagatcaagcggcgcgcgtttatcactgatatttaatccaCGTTTTTATCCGTTTACAAATAgttacgttaaatttaattagcgtggataacagcaaatttacatatttacttcgtTACAATCACCGAATGTTCGCtgattcttctatttttcaaatttactaaacgacctttaaaattattgaactatacacgtataaagtatatttataactgaataagtgatttttatttgttgcaattgcaaatcactatgactacaaactaaatgtaaactgtggggttgacagtgcttgtaattaacaaaatttatctatCAAATTACTATTCTATGCGacatttggaaaatttatatcacactttgaatataaaataattattgtaaactgaatcaTTGTTGTGTTctgctataatatataaacaatactacacTGTTAAATGAACTGTTAACATAGTTCCAGTGAAAAACGCGAGCGGTCGGAGGTTGACAGAAGTTCGTAATACaggaaaataatagaaaatcaatctgctctttataataataccgaaagaacaatagcaaacagttgtaatttgtaaacacagTGAATTCGCTGTAGTAAGtaggattaatatataaatataaatgatatttgcaaataaaattgacgataatgtaaacgattactgtaacaaacataaaagaaaaagtttaataataaatcaatgtacaagtGATTGGTTTTCTAGCCACAGAAATATGCTGTAAAACGACAAAATTAGAGAGAAAAGGTTTAGATTtcgtgtttaaaactaattttaaatgacaaatacggtgaatttaagttaatattgtataatagacaataaatagaagtgatattttatacagttaattagagtgaaaacaactaactaaagtgtacagtaaaatgtgttaattattaatataaataaatatatattatattttgaagaccagtaattagttataaatagatataaatttacgcacactgtttagtatttgaataaactgttatCATTCGATAACATCAATTGGCAAaaagtgtaaattattaaatttttttttttttttttatgatgacatataatgacagttttactattaattagcaTAGTAATTACTAGATACATGTCGGAAATATACGACAAGAGTGAGAAATAGGAATATTAAAGTCGTAAAACGTGAAAACGAGTGATATTgtggtggcctttaaaaaggccgttTGTGGGAGCCGGGCGGGCGGCTTTGTGTCGCGCGCTGGCGGGCGACTTAGGCCTTCTTCTCGGTCTTCTTGGGCAGGAGCACGGCCTGGATGTTTGGCAGTACACCTCCCTGGGCGATGGTGACACCGGACAGGAGCTTGTTCAGCTCCTCGTCATTCCTGATGGCCAGCTGAAGGTGACGGGGAATGATCCTGGTCTTCTTGTTGTCACGGGCCGCGTTACCGGCCAACTCGAGAACCTCGGCGGCGAGATACTCCATGACGGCGGCCAGGTATACCGGAGCTCCGGCACCCACTCGCTCGGCGTAGTTGCCCTTGCGGAGCAGACGGTGGATCCTGCCGACCGGGAACTGTAGACCGGCCCTGGACGAGCGGGACTTTGCCTTTCCCTTCACTTTACCGCCTTTGCCTCGTCCTGACATGTTGCGCTGTACTCGGTTGCGGGGATACAGATGGAAGCCTTGGCCTGAAATTCGGGGTTACCTCGAATCCGGGCGTCGCGCGAGCGCGGCCAATCGCGTTCGAGCTGCCACCCTATTGGTCGCGCTCGCGCGACGCCAGATATCCAGCTTAGAGCCTTTTTTAGAATTTCGGCCTATACTCCCGGCGTACACCAGCGACTCAGGATGCCACCGAAAGCGAGCGGAAAAGCCGTCAAGAAGGCCGGCAAGGCCCAGAAGAACATCACCAAGGGCGACAAGAAGAAGAAGCGCAGGAGGAAGGAGAGTTATGCCATCTACATCTACAAGGTGCTGAAACAGGTCCACCCCGACACCGGCGTCTCCAGCAAGGCCATGTCCATCATGAACAGCTTCGTGAACGACATATTCGAGCGCATAGCCGCCGAAGCTTCCCGCCTGGCCCACTACAACAAGCGGTCGACCATCACGTCGCGGGAGATCCAGACCGCCGTCAGGCTCCTGTTGCCCGGCGAGTTGGCCAAGCACGCCGTGAGCGAGGGTACAAAGGCCGTGACCAAGTACACCAGCTCCAAGTAAGCCGGCCAGCGCCAGCGCATCGAGCGAGCCCGCTCCGcacaaacggcctttctaaaggccaccaataactctttcgttttcgcttattttaccgcttataGTTGTAAAACCGATGTAAAAATGGTTGTTACAAGTCGCTCTCGACTATATTTTCTAtcgaaaataccaaatttatgactttgtgctcgtcataaatattttattccaggaattttttattttttcaattccttttttctttttaaacatagtccgatttcactgtaaaattgtataattttctgtttatttatttattttttttcaaacaaacattgagtttacaataaaaaatacgccAATTGCAATTCGATCGAAAACCACAGTTTCggtcatgttttatacac
Encoded here:
- the LOC124374637 gene encoding histone H2B; amino-acid sequence: MPPKASGKAVKKAGKAQKNITKGDKKKKRRRKESYAIYIYKVLKQVHPDTGVSSKAMSIMNSFVNDIFERIAAEASRLAHYNKRSTITSREIQTAVRLLLPGELAKHAVSEGTKAVTKYTSSK
- the LOC124374635 gene encoding histone H2A; this translates as MSGRGKGGKVKGKAKSRSSRAGLQFPVGRIHRLLRKGNYAERVGAGAPVYLAAVMEYLAAEVLELAGNAARDNKKTRIIPRHLQLAIRNDEELNKLLSGVTIAQGGVLPNIQAVLLPKKTEKKA